The following nucleotide sequence is from Mangifera indica cultivar Alphonso chromosome 17, CATAS_Mindica_2.1, whole genome shotgun sequence.
ATAGACGGCCTGCACCTCACTGCTGCAGCTATCATCGGCCAAGACGGTACCGTTTGGGCCCAGAGCGCTAACTTCCCTCAGGTTGGTTCTTTTTCTTGTCTCTCTACTTGTACTTTGCCCAGATCTTAACTTATACTTGTGCTCTTTTGTTAAAACCGATGACTTTGTGATTATCTAATTTTGTGATAAATGATGGGTTTCTCGAATGAGttcttaattgattttgatgtaaAACATGCTGACCTTTTTTGTTCCAgagtttcttatttttatatttatgtttatgtttacTGTATCTATCAGCTGGATTAGTGCTGTTGTTGCAGGGCTTACATTTCTTATGATCCTGATATGTGTAGCTCTAAATCCAGTGAACCCTTTGTTGATTTATGATACTACTGTTGTGTctatcatattttcttatagGCTCAGCATCTCTGGCTTATGAAGAAAACTGGTCTTTAACTGATGTTAACCACTTAACTGGTTTAATTATGTGTAACCATATATCTTCTTCTGTACTTCGCTTTTTGCTAATCTTTGCCTTTAAGAGTGTGAATTCAGGCAACATTTATTTGTGTGTCTTTGCATTTTAGCCTCTGGCCTATGTGTACGCGTTGTTGAGTTGTTACATTCAGATGTAAGGAAGGCTAGCTTTTATCTTTTGTTGTGTGCTATTCTGGTGACGTAATTATATGTAGGTGAATTCATGTTCTAATTCCTACTGATGGATATTgactttattgttattttgcttCTGAGTTTTTAGTATTGCCTGAAACTTGTTCCTTTTTGGTGTTGCAGTTAAAGCCTGAGGAGATAACAGGCATTATGAATGACTTTGCTGAACCTGGAACTCTTGCGCCTACTGGCTTATTCCTTGGTGGTGTGAAATATATGGTGATCCAAGGAGAACCAGGAGCCGTTATACGGGGAAAGAAGGTGATAGATTGGCTTTGTGTTCTTTCATACATAATAACAAAATCACTGAATGCACATCCTATGTCATGTCATTAAACCAGTTGAATGAGTCTAACCTAAAGCCATAGTTCAGAGCTTTTTATTTCATAAAGTATTGCCATATTCCATGTCATTCAGAATCAGAG
It contains:
- the LOC123200607 gene encoding profilin-1-like — protein: MSWQTYVDDHLMCEIDGLHLTAAAIIGQDGTVWAQSANFPQLKPEEITGIMNDFAEPGTLAPTGLFLGGVKYMVIQGEPGAVIRGKKGSGGVTVKKTNQALIIGIYDEPLTPGQCNIIVERLGDYLIDQGL